A single Anopheles arabiensis isolate DONGOLA chromosome 2, AaraD3, whole genome shotgun sequence DNA region contains:
- the LOC120895204 gene encoding probable WRKY transcription factor protein 1 isoform X2 — MPPSYCSVKGCTNSRSPCCSLYCFPKDVVICKKWVDFCNRPELYKKYDENGPEYLYKSSRICSDHFQPADFNNPNLFSQGLKKGSVPSVNPANLEAAKPHGGNGGGNGIGSGNGGGGSGSSNGAGSPIDEKLLSAVASIPNLHTNLSLMMAAVAAAATQSASQNASQLSSLTASLKRSASAMSGGSMVAASQGTTASTTTPTATTPVSSSKRNRAVPPLAAPTGALANLIQRQQQIKEQQLKEQQLKDQQRKATALAALGLVNGQVSITPAIIGTPPSNGSSNNNHHHNNNNNGGPISLVTTKKSSANNHNNNNNNNNVSNHNHNHHQQSGKLNNSSSRGRLLDHSEYGLNMVDMDMTAGESSEGDSSYQNSADEDYAYHQKLKVAKVEAVIPPSLKSQLTVTPAGAVTNTNTNITTTINNNSIHNVNANGGGLVEELHIDYKEKYEQTLKELFACRKIVKNQNKAIQQQQKEIDFLNLLLKEK, encoded by the exons CTGCAAGAAGTGGGTCGACTTTTGCAACCGGCCGGAGCTGTACAAGAAGTACGACGAGAACGGGCCGGAATATCTGTACAAAAGTTCCCGCATCTGCTCGGACCACTTTCAGCCGGCGGACTTCAACAATCCCAATCTCTTCAGCCAAGG GCTCAAAAAAGGCTCGGTACCGTCCGTGAACCCGGCGAACTTGGAAGCGGCAAAGCCCCACGGTGGTAATGGTGGAGGCAATGGCATCGGCAGTGGTaatggcggtggcggcagtggcagcagcaatggCGCCGGCTCACCGATCGATGAGAAGCTCCTGTCGGCCGTGGCCTCGATCCCGAACCTGCACACCAACCTGTCGCTCATGATGGCTGCCGTCGCGGCGGCCGCCACCCAGTCCGCCAGCCAGAACGCGAGCCAGCTGAGCAGCCTGACCGCCAGCCTGAAACGGTCCGCCTCGGCCATGAGCGGCGGCAGCATGGTGGCGGCAAGCCAGGGGACGACAGCGTCCACGACGACGCCCACCGCGACCACGCCCGTCTCCTCGTCGAAGCGCAACCGGGCGGTGCCGCCGCTGGCCGCACCGACCGGCGCCCTGGCCAACCTGATCCAGCGCCAGCAGCAGATCaaggagcagcagctgaaggagcagcagctgaaggaCCAGCAGCGGAAGGCGACCGCCCTGGCCGCGCTCGGGCTCGTGAACGGGCAGGTGTCCATCACGCCCGCCATCATCGGTACGCCGCCGAGCAATggtagcagcaacaacaaccaccaccacaacaacaacaacaatggtgGGCCGATCTCGCTCGTGACAACGAAAAAATCTAGTGCCAACaaccataacaacaacaacaacaacaacaacgtgaGCAACCataaccacaaccaccaccagcagagCGGAAAGCTGaacaacagcagtagcagaggGCGCTTGTTGGACCACAGCGAGTACGGGCTGAACATGGTCGACATGGATATGACCGCCGGAG AATCGTCCGAAGGTGACTCGAGCTATCAAAACTCGGCCGACGAGGACTACGCGTACCATCAGAAGCTGAAGGTCGCCAAGGTGGAAGCGGTCATACCGCCGTCGCTCAAGTCGCAGCTAACCGTTACGCCTGCCGGTGCCGTAACCAACACGAACaccaacatcaccaccaccatcaacaacaacagcatccaCAACGTGAACGCGAATGGTGGCGGGCTGGTGGAGGAGCTCCACATCGACTACAAGGAAAAGTACGAACAGACGCTGAAGGAGCTGTTCGCCTGCCGGAAGATCGTGAAGAACCAGAACAAAgcgatccagcagcagcagaaggagaTCGATTTCCTTAACCTGCTGCTGAAGGAGAAATGA
- the LOC120895204 gene encoding probable WRKY transcription factor protein 1 isoform X1, with translation MGKISGSHCLVLGCRNRQLLNQANIRSYFRFPRDADLCKKWVDFCNRPELYKKYDENGPEYLYKSSRICSDHFQPADFNNPNLFSQGLKKGSVPSVNPANLEAAKPHGGNGGGNGIGSGNGGGGSGSSNGAGSPIDEKLLSAVASIPNLHTNLSLMMAAVAAAATQSASQNASQLSSLTASLKRSASAMSGGSMVAASQGTTASTTTPTATTPVSSSKRNRAVPPLAAPTGALANLIQRQQQIKEQQLKEQQLKDQQRKATALAALGLVNGQVSITPAIIGTPPSNGSSNNNHHHNNNNNGGPISLVTTKKSSANNHNNNNNNNNVSNHNHNHHQQSGKLNNSSSRGRLLDHSEYGLNMVDMDMTAGESSEGDSSYQNSADEDYAYHQKLKVAKVEAVIPPSLKSQLTVTPAGAVTNTNTNITTTINNNSIHNVNANGGGLVEELHIDYKEKYEQTLKELFACRKIVKNQNKAIQQQQKEIDFLNLLLKEK, from the exons CTGCAAGAAGTGGGTCGACTTTTGCAACCGGCCGGAGCTGTACAAGAAGTACGACGAGAACGGGCCGGAATATCTGTACAAAAGTTCCCGCATCTGCTCGGACCACTTTCAGCCGGCGGACTTCAACAATCCCAATCTCTTCAGCCAAGG GCTCAAAAAAGGCTCGGTACCGTCCGTGAACCCGGCGAACTTGGAAGCGGCAAAGCCCCACGGTGGTAATGGTGGAGGCAATGGCATCGGCAGTGGTaatggcggtggcggcagtggcagcagcaatggCGCCGGCTCACCGATCGATGAGAAGCTCCTGTCGGCCGTGGCCTCGATCCCGAACCTGCACACCAACCTGTCGCTCATGATGGCTGCCGTCGCGGCGGCCGCCACCCAGTCCGCCAGCCAGAACGCGAGCCAGCTGAGCAGCCTGACCGCCAGCCTGAAACGGTCCGCCTCGGCCATGAGCGGCGGCAGCATGGTGGCGGCAAGCCAGGGGACGACAGCGTCCACGACGACGCCCACCGCGACCACGCCCGTCTCCTCGTCGAAGCGCAACCGGGCGGTGCCGCCGCTGGCCGCACCGACCGGCGCCCTGGCCAACCTGATCCAGCGCCAGCAGCAGATCaaggagcagcagctgaaggagcagcagctgaaggaCCAGCAGCGGAAGGCGACCGCCCTGGCCGCGCTCGGGCTCGTGAACGGGCAGGTGTCCATCACGCCCGCCATCATCGGTACGCCGCCGAGCAATggtagcagcaacaacaaccaccaccacaacaacaacaacaatggtgGGCCGATCTCGCTCGTGACAACGAAAAAATCTAGTGCCAACaaccataacaacaacaacaacaacaacaacgtgaGCAACCataaccacaaccaccaccagcagagCGGAAAGCTGaacaacagcagtagcagaggGCGCTTGTTGGACCACAGCGAGTACGGGCTGAACATGGTCGACATGGATATGACCGCCGGAG AATCGTCCGAAGGTGACTCGAGCTATCAAAACTCGGCCGACGAGGACTACGCGTACCATCAGAAGCTGAAGGTCGCCAAGGTGGAAGCGGTCATACCGCCGTCGCTCAAGTCGCAGCTAACCGTTACGCCTGCCGGTGCCGTAACCAACACGAACaccaacatcaccaccaccatcaacaacaacagcatccaCAACGTGAACGCGAATGGTGGCGGGCTGGTGGAGGAGCTCCACATCGACTACAAGGAAAAGTACGAACAGACGCTGAAGGAGCTGTTCGCCTGCCGGAAGATCGTGAAGAACCAGAACAAAgcgatccagcagcagcagaaggagaTCGATTTCCTTAACCTGCTGCTGAAGGAGAAATGA